The Listeria cossartiae subsp. cossartiae nucleotide sequence TAGAAGTATAATAAAAAAAGACCAACAAGTCAACAAAAAGTGACTAGTCGGTCTAAAATTTATAAAAGCCCGTTCACACAAGCTTCTAATTTATTTACTTCTTTCGTCAAACTTGCTGGCACGTGCTGTTTTAAATATAGCAATGTCCCTTGAACCATGAAATCTCTAGGCGCTTCATTATTATTAATCTCACCAACAAGCGCATTCATCGATTCCTTATACTGCCATTTATCCGAATCAGCAATATCCGCATTCTCAATCCCGACATTAAGCTCCTCAAGCGCTTCCCGAAGTTTAGCCAAACGCTTATTGCGGATCATCGTTTGGTCCGGCACTAGATTTTCCGTGTCCGCTTCCGTAAACACAATCTCCCCACTCTCCAAAATATCCTTAACAAGCGCATCAAGCCTTCTTACAACATAAGGAATCGCCCGTTCAATCAATCCCGAGCTAACATTCTTGCTCCCACTAGCAAAGACATACATCGCCGCCATACCACTAAGCAACATCGTAATATCATTAATATACGGCTCCGTTTCCTCCCCGTAAACCTCTAACAACTGATATTTAACCCATTCCATATTTTTCAGCCGAACATTCTGTAAAAACGCATTAAAATCATCATCAATCATTGTCTGAGAAAAAGTAATATTCAATATCTCCCCATTCTCCGTATAAAAATGAATAATAATCTTCAAACACTCCGTAAAATTATCCTTCTTCGTCCCGTCCAGCGCCATCGTATACTCCAAACGCTGATGCAAAACCGAATACTCCTGCTTAAAAATCACAATCGCCAGTTCCTCTTTCGAAGTAAAATAATTATAAAAAGTCCCTTTAGAAATCCCAGCTGCATCAACCATATCTTGTACAGACGTTTTCAAATACCCTTGTTTTTGAAATACTTCCTTAGCCGACTTAATAATCCGCTGTTTCTTCTCCTTCAAAAAAACACACCATCCCGTCCAGTTATTATACCCCTAGTATAATCTATTTATACTCGCGATTCAAGGTAAGGCTGTTAGTCCATTATGTTTCCTAAAAATCCAATTATATTCACTCAAAACT carries:
- the brtA gene encoding bile-regulated transcriptional regulator BrtA → MKEKKQRIIKSAKEVFQKQGYLKTSVQDMVDAAGISKGTFYNYFTSKEELAIVIFKQEYSVLHQRLEYTMALDGTKKDNFTECLKIIIHFYTENGEILNITFSQTMIDDDFNAFLQNVRLKNMEWVKYQLLEVYGEETEPYINDITMLLSGMAAMYVFASGSKNVSSGLIERAIPYVVRRLDALVKDILESGEIVFTEADTENLVPDQTMIRNKRLAKLREALEELNVGIENADIADSDKWQYKESMNALVGEINNNEAPRDFMVQGTLLYLKQHVPASLTKEVNKLEACVNGLL